From the Glycine max cultivar Williams 82 chromosome 11, Glycine_max_v4.0, whole genome shotgun sequence genome, the window GGTCAGATTTCAGGGTTGAAGGCCGTTCCTGATTCAGTATACGTTTGAGCAAAACAGAAAGCATAGCATTCAGAACAGACCCTGCTGTAAACCATAAGGCTTCTGCGTCATGCCTCCAAAGAATGAAACCGCCAAAGAGGGCAGTTACTATCCACTTGCTCTGTAAACAATAGCACCAAATGTGTCAGCttataaaaatatagttaaacTTTAATGCTGACTTAATTTTACAGTGAGCATTCCTTAAGATGGGAATTCAAACAGATTAGTGAAATTTAAGTTTCAATACAAGCAATCCAATCATCTTAAACTCAGTTTTATAAGCCTAAAAGGTTTATCTTTATATCTTGTGAAAAGCTCGtgaaagaatttttttgtatatacaACTTTGCTAAACAATATCATGGAGGCAAACATCCTATAACCAGATATGATGATTAGGAGTTCCAAAATTGCTCCAAGAAGGACAATTAAGTCTTACAATATTCTTACCCTATGCATTGTCTGAAGAACATACATAATAAACTGGGAATATCATGGGAGAATCTGTGAATGATTCAAATATATCAGTGACAATAGCAGTAGGTTGCAAGCAACTTGGTGGCACATCTTCTCAAAAACAAGATATATCTAAAATGCAGCCAGTTACCAGACCAGAGTATAATGTATTTATGGATGTGCAGCAGCTTCATGCGCTTAATGCTATTTCCAAAGGGAATGCACCAGGTGATTATATTATAGGACTCGGGAATTAACAACATTGTTAGATTGCTATTATTTCTGGTTGTTCATATTAGTTGTTCTACTAATTGGACAATAAGCCATAAGTATGCAGTAGGCTCTTAAGGCTGAGTATGCCTAGCAAACGAAATTTTCTATAACATGGATTTGTATTTTGTCCTCTTCTTTAATAACATGATACAGATCATACAGtcttgttattaaaaaaaaaaaaaaactttttgtttcaaaataagtaatttaaaacCGGATCCTCTTCCCAATCACGGGCTCACGATTAATCCCCTTGTATGATAAAAACTGTATCTTCTTCTCCTGCAACAACATTTCAGTTCTACTAACATTCATTGCTTATTACAAATTCCATTAATTCCCAGTAACCATGTCGAAATAAACCTTgaacattgaaaataaaaaagtataggaAATTTTCCTAGAAGAGTAAACATTTCCTCTCATGTTAAGCAAAAGAGGGGGGAATCGTATGAGTGAAAATTCAGAATCGTAATGATCAAAACATGATTGGAAGAGATTATGGAGGATTACCAACCATTCGATTGAGGTTGTATTCCACCTCCGGGGACAGAAACTTGGACTGAAACGGGGTTGACCCATCGATGAAAGCTTCTTGTTCAAACACTTGGATGGTTTCATCGCCTTTTCCATCTCTGAAAGCAGAAGTTCTCGCGGATTCATCCATGGTTTTTGATACCCAGAACGAGTTTCTTCCCAAAACAGGTTTCCTGGGAACAAATCCGTTACAAAGGAATGATCTTGAAGGAGAAAAACGATGAGCAAATGAAGTGTTTTTCAAGTGTCCCTGTCTAAGTAAATTTGAGCCAAGAAGAATATAAGAGGAGGGACCGTAGCAAATTGTGGTTGCTGCCGCCATGTGAGAGGGTGACGCTCCAATATTCCATTACAAAAACGAGGCTTTCTCAACTGCTATTTATTATTCCATAGAGGGAGGTACTCCACGGAAAGTCCAACAGACGAGTTCATTCTGTGTCCACAATTCCAAAACACTATGGACagcaaattttccttatataaaacgaaaaagttttttctttccAATCAAATGGTAGGCATTTTGTTTAACCCGATAAGGTAGTCAAACTTTCccagcattttttttaatttattatttcttgtGCGCAGACCACTGgtctaatttgtaaaataaaaggtTACAGGTTAATCATGGGACACTGTGTTATTAGATgatacatttataaaaaaattatgtattattttttaataaataatatataattatattatcatttatttttatattaatatgtatcataaatttattcacattcaaaataattattttataaattatattaaaatattttaattgatcaATAATATAACAATTGAAGAACATTAAGAACACACTCTTTTTAATTAACTCTTATATTAAAAATCgaaaaataatgattaagatattaaatatgatatcaaatccacaaaattttataatttttataaattttaacaaacaaaaaaagtgcATATAAAAGTATGTGTTACCAGcactttactaaaaaaaaaaactataatatatatgtttagtaAACTTCTAGGTTTACTATTAAGAGTTTATAAAGTTTTACAAATCTTCTAATTTTTGTTTCACGTACTTCACATTTTAAGTATACAAATATACatagtttttcaattttatgtatCAGTTATAAAGTGTTACAGCACTTCACTATAATTTATATAGATACGATGTGATACctgaaattatatatgtattgatTGCTATTAACactataatgaaattattttaatttttatatcctCTCTCTATATTCACTCTATTGAAATTTGAGATGTCACAATCGCATAAGTACTGTGATACCTGAAACTAACAATACAATTaacacaaatatataaaataatatctatgACAAAAAAGAATATCTACTTATAACTTTTGTGGAAATAATTTTGAGAAACAAACgagacataattttttaaaaattactaaaatgaaCTATGACAAAAAAGAATATCTACTTATAACTTTTGTGGAAATAATTTTGAGAAACAAACtagacataattttttttaaattactaaaatGAACTTCTACATCAATATAATGTTTTGACTTAAAAATCAATTAACACGTACGTTTGTGATGCCTTTCCAAACACATTGATGCCTAAAAATAAGTTTGTATCCCCTACACAATAATAAGAGTCCAAATATAAACTATTTATACCGGAATAAGAAGAGGTGGCCTTTGTTGGTGGTATAATAccccaaaatataaaatgtgttAGAAAATACATGAGGTATGAATTCATTTGATGTTACttacataattaataattaattatatgttttctCTGCATGAATGGAAAGTGGTggagtttgaaaaaaaattgaaggaacCAAAACAATTAAGTCGATGTCATCTTCTGTTGTTCTAATCCAACatagattatatatttaaaatttaatataagaatGTGATAGTGGTGACCACATACTTTGATGCTCATGTAAAATTTTAGTAgagtaatataataaaatataagaaaatacgAATATAAGATAAGAgaatatattgatatttatatattgagcaaaaaaaatatagtgatATTTATAGGCATTCATTGGAATATAACATGATTGGTAAGAGTCTCAATATGATTTATGCACCTATTACTAGAGTAATTTAAAAGTTTTACTTTTCAGTGTTGcaccaattataaaaataaattaagttttatataactaatcaatataatatttattaataataaatataaaaaaataatttgtcattggtattataaaataacaatataatacataataataaaagtaaaatagagTCTATATTGTATAAGCaagtgttaaaattaaaaaacaaaactcaaagtatatagaattttttttccttaaaatagatattaacatacttttaaatttatcattttgacTTTATCAAttgtaaataagtaaataaaaaattggatgAATGGACTAACCAAACACACTTAAGAAATTGGGTCAAACCGAGTTGGACTATAATAGACTCAGTCTTTTGAAAGCTCAAGTCAGCTCATACACCAAGTTGTACATTTTCTTAATACTTCTAGTGGTATATTGGAATAAGtggttgtaacttgtaagacACATGCTCTATGTCTCTATGACACTATTAGGGCTTTAGTGAATTGGGCGCAAGGCCTTTGCGAGAAGTCGATCGTTGACTGGGGATGTTTGTTGCGATCTACTGCAGTCAAGATGCATGTTTATGTGAGGTGTAAATATGTcagaatgaaataaaatgttGGATTCTAATAAGTTCAGAAcatattgaatttgaatttttttttccttgacatTGAATGGATATCAATTCAATTATAACATTGAAAATAGTGtaccataattaaaaataaaaaaccataaTTGACATTGGTTGATAATCTTTAATCATACATTCACcctaatacataaaaataactaGTTTTGTGTAATGTTGGGCTACACTAGCTGCAGCCTTTTGTTCCCTACCCGGGCCTGTTTGGCATTGGTATTTTTGGACAAAAAAACCAGTTCTATTGCTTATTATTATATAGGTGCtacatatttgttttttgttttatttacagCAGGGTGCTACACATGTTTGTTTGTTACCTATTCTACAGATACAAACTGTAATTTCAGTTTGCAAAGTGAATAAAGTTTGTTCGGGAAAAACATGTATTCAAATAATAGTTGTACATGCGTAGTTGTGAAATTAAGATTCGAAAAggaaatttgggtttatttatttatttattttatgaaaattgataTTTTGGTTAGTGAATTTTGAGAagtaaaagtttttaaataatttaattgttccaatttgaaaaaacagaaaataaaaattgatagcaaagctaaattattcaattaaataatatttaactaattaaaaaaatcaagatataaAATGATCCAAATGGATGATTGGTTTTTGTACGTGTGTGCATAACGAAGAGGTTTGTTGACATGAATGGCCACGTCTTCTTCACCACACCACTCTTATTGTGATTAGAGAGGTTCACGCATGTCAGCAATCAGTTGAGAGAGTGTATATAAGAAGAACAAGATGTGAAAGGAGAAAAAgttaattctctctctctctctctctctctctcgctttTGCCATGGATGCACTAGACTTAGAGCTACTTGAAAGGGAAAACAGCTATGCAAAGATACAAAATCTTTATCAGCATCGCCAAGAAGCTTCGCATTCTCCAACTCTGCGTcgctctcttctttctttcctgGTTCCTCACGCGCCTCCCTTTCGCTCTCCGCCGACTACCTCCGCAGTCCTCTCTTCGTCTTCGCCGTTTCCAACGCCATCATCGCCGCCCTCCTCGCCCAGTCCCGCCGGTGATATGACAATACATTCATTGACTTTGTTAGTCAAACAGATAGAATCTTAGAACTTTTTTGGGTCATGAGTGAGCCCTTAAGTGTGAGTAAGGAAAAAACTATACATAGGCAGATGTTGCAATTGCTCCCCACACCAGAcgctctttttttcttcccacACCTCCAAAATTTTTAAAGTTTCTATATTATCCTCCTTTATTGCGAAATCATCATTCCAAAAatgtatttctattttaaagtacgaaaattatattataaaataattatttttgaaataagaataagtaatttaaaaacCTATTGTAGAATACctattcttaaaattaattttcatattgttATTTCAAAATAAGGTGAGAAACCTTTTCATCGTGCTGCCCATATATTCTTGTGCTTCAGCCTGAACCCATTCTCATCCCTCGTACAAAATTGACCTGTCCCCATTCCCAAAACCGTATTGAACTTGTCCTTATTCGTCACGTCACTTAATTTACAAAGACAGAACCATTAGAATTCCTTCGAAAACATACACAGCCACAATGTCGTAGAAAAACACCGACAAGCCCTTGAATATTTTCAAATGAGGTTTATtcttaacaaaaacaaaaacatcctTGACGGTCACGATACTCTTAACAGCGAGATCGGCAAGGTCAGCGAAGATGCTCAAAGATGCCAAATGAATATAGGCCTCATTGCCCGTGATGAAATGGGTAATATTATAGCTGATGCTGCAACGTTTGGTGGATGCCATTTTGACTCCGAGAGAAGGTTGAAGCCTTTGCACTCAAGTGGGGAATAAATATGGCAAcaaattaaatgtgttttttagTCTGATTGTTTTCCTCTATTTCAATTGTGGAGTAACAAAAACTAGTTTGAACGTTCGCTTTTTCATGGCATTGTGATTTGTGCAAGATTGCAGAAGAATGATAGCAAGTTCATCTGGAAAtaagttactttttttaaaagagaactGGAAATAATGATGCTCATTGTTTAACATCCTTGTCTTTTACTTATCTTGATAATTGGTGGATAGAGGAGGTTACTTATCAATTGGACCAAATCATATCAGATGATGTATCCAACATCATTTCCGTGAATCAATAAATACCAGctcttatcttaaaaaaaaaaaaaatagtgtcgGATGTGAATCCCTAGCTAACATAGCTACTAGTTTGCTTTGGCATTGTTTTTTTTACGTGATTTTATGCTAAACGTGGATCTCAATCATATGAAAAGTCAAATAGGCACTATGTCACTCGATCTATaccttgaaaaataaagaatggCTCTACGAAAGGATATAGAATGGCTCCtactgtaaaaagaaaaaaagaaaagaaaaggagactTCGGTAGAACTGTTCATTTACGTTAGCAGAGTTGACAATGTCAAATAAGTAATATACTTCACCAAATATCAACAGAAAAGTTAATAATATGCTTATTGGTTCCAATCGATTCTTGGTTAGTTCATCTAATTAAGTTGAAGAAACtagcattttaatttaaaagtagaATTTTGATTAATCATTTGACGATTGGTGTATTCTCTAGTCGACTTTTCCTATGAAATCTGTGCATAATTCCAATCCTTTCGTTTTCAAGCAATGTCATGTCACAATGATAATGCAAGTTGCAACAAATATCAGCCGGCAAAACCAACATAAAAAGAAACCTCGTGTAAGGATTACATGCaccaacaaaacaaaagacaaataTTCTTCAAGTTTTGCTGGGGAAGGTAAACAGGTAAAACAGCCATACAACTATACAAGAAAAAGATGTCAAAAGAGAGAGGCTGTTATTTCCTCCTTGTTTTGTTTGGTTCACCTGAAATAATAAACCTCTTAATATTTCAACACCAACAACGTTGTTGTCAATTGTTCACAAAGCTAGCCGGCTGTGTTATTTAGTTACCATTCTATAGTTTTAGTGTGATCAGAACCAGGTGAGTGATTATTTCTCCATGGTTAAGAAGACAGTCTTGAAGGTTGATATCAGTTGTCTCAAATGCAAAAGGAAGCTCCTCAAAATCGTCTCTTCAATTCAAGGTAACCACAACACTAGTCCTTAATTGATCTTTGTTTTATGAgttgaattaaaattcaaaatgctTGATGCTATAGCCTATAGGTATATTAGGATTTAAAATTATACGACTCTGCTTCATGTATTGTCTTAGTGAAATTAACCACttgaaaaattttgattttgattcaattGCAGGGGTGGATAAAATTGAAGCTGATGAAGGGAAGGGCACGTTGACCGTGACAGGGGATGCAGACCCATATGAAATAATAGTTCGCATAAGGAAAGCTGGCAAACATGCTGAAGTTGTGAGTGTTGGGCCTCCCCAGGCCCCTCAAAAAAAGGATGAGAAGAAGCCCGAAGAAAAGAAGAAGCCCGAGGCAGAGAAGAAAGATGAAAAACCTAAGGAGTCCAGTATCCACATGCCATATTACTATCCTCCTTACCAACCAGTAGTGCTGTACATGAACAGATACGAGGAGCCCAATCCATCTTGCACTATATTGTGACCATGTACACGAGTGCAGAGTGCTCATTTGCGTGAAACTTGTAATTTCATCCTTGGATCTTTTCAGTAGCTGCTGCCgttaaaattatagaaactaaaataatattggAAAAATAATAGTTACTACTGCATAAACCTTTGTTAGCGGATCTTTTGCGTGATACCTAATTTTATTTCACACAGACATCATTTCACAGCTTTTGAATCATTTTCTTTGGTTGAAGTCTAAAAGTTCTAACCCTCAAACCATAATGCATTTTATTGAGATCTTCATCAGCAAGTGAATTTTTCTCGGATGCttggtttcttttctttgatgAGAATTGTTCTTCCGGTAAGTCCAGATGAACAATATTGGTCAATACATTTTAAATTGTGCAAGGGATCCACTCACTCCTTAGTCTTACTCCAAACATTACGCAGTtgtttaacataataataacagCTATGCTGATAAAAATAACTAGTTCTGTTGAGTACTTAAGTTCAAAGTTTTTTTACAATCTGCACAGTATCTCAATCTGAGTATGTTCTGAGCTACACTGTTGTCATGAAGAAACTTAATTTACACTCCATATCATTGGATAGCCATATTTTTAACTGACCCCACTTGCATTTGATTCTGGATGGCCAATTGAATTTAGACAATCATTTTCATAAAGAACTCTCGTATGTACAACATATTATTTGCGCAAATATAATTAACTTACCACAATGTATAGTGTCAGGAATCTTGATAGGAAAGGACAACGTGGCATCAGAGACAGCAGTGCATACTTTCTCTTATCTCTTGTG encodes:
- the LOC100784545 gene encoding lipid phosphate phosphatase epsilon 2, chloroplastic isoform X2, yielding MAAATTICYGPSSYILLGSNLLRQGHLKNTSFAHRFSPSRSFLCNGFVPRKPVLGRNSFWVSKTMDESARTSAFRDGKGDETIQVFEQEAFIDGSTPFQSKFLSPEVEYNLNRMSKWIVTALFGGFILWRHDAEALWFTAGSVLNAMLSVLLKRILNQERPSTLKSDPGMPSSHAQSIFFTVFFVILSGVEWLGLNGFTIAISASVLTFGSFFSYLRVSQQLHTVSQVVVGAAIGSIFSILWYWLWNGYMLDAFVSSLWVRIIVVLGSAGLCIGFVLFAIRYWLQDD
- the LOC100796373 gene encoding heavy metal-associated isoprenylated plant protein 35, whose product is MVKKTVLKVDISCLKCKRKLLKIVSSIQGVDKIEADEGKGTLTVTGDADPYEIIVRIRKAGKHAEVVSVGPPQAPQKKDEKKPEEKKKPEAEKKDEKPKESSIHMPYYYPPYQPVVLYMNRYEEPNPSCTIL
- the LOC100784545 gene encoding lipid phosphate phosphatase epsilon 1, chloroplastic isoform X1 translates to MAAATTICYGPSSYILLGSNLLRQGHLKNTSFAHRFSPSRSFLCNGFVPRKPVLGRNSFWVSKTMDESARTSAFRDGKGDETIQVFEQEAFIDGSTPFQSKFLSPEVEYNLNRMSKWIVTALFGGFILWRHDAEALWFTAGSVLNAMLSVLLKRILNQERPSTLKSDPGMPSSHAQSIFFTVFFVILSGVEWLGLNGFTIAISASVLTFGSFFVSSYLRVSQQLHTVSQVVVGAAIGSIFSILWYWLWNGYMLDAFVSSLWVRIIVVLGSAGLCIGFVLFAIRYWLQDD